In one Cronobacter dublinensis subsp. dublinensis LMG 23823 genomic region, the following are encoded:
- a CDS encoding LysR substrate-binding domain-containing protein produces MEKNGLFSQRIRLRHLHTFVAVAQQGTLGRAAETLNLSQPALSKTLNELEQLTGARLFERGRLGAQLTLLGEQFLTHAVKVLDALNHAGQALNRKPEEGCDVVRIGALPTAALGVLPAVIGPFHKQQSDITLQVAIMNNTMLLAGLKSGELDLGVGRMSDPELMTGLNYELLFMESLKLVVRPGHPLLQDTVTLSRVMEWPVVVSPKGTVPRDNAETLLASQGCELPATCIETLSASLSRQLTVDYNYVWFVPSGAVKEDLRQGTLTALPIVIPGPGEPIGILTRVDAPLSQGARTLLSSIRKSMLN; encoded by the coding sequence ATGGAAAAAAATGGTCTGTTCTCCCAGCGCATTCGCTTGCGCCATCTGCATACTTTCGTGGCCGTCGCCCAGCAGGGAACCCTTGGGCGCGCGGCGGAAACCCTTAACCTCAGTCAGCCTGCGCTATCCAAAACGCTAAACGAGCTGGAGCAGCTGACCGGCGCGCGGCTTTTTGAGCGCGGACGTCTCGGCGCGCAGCTCACCCTCCTCGGCGAGCAGTTTCTCACCCATGCGGTGAAGGTGCTCGACGCGCTCAATCACGCGGGCCAGGCGCTGAACCGCAAGCCGGAGGAAGGCTGCGACGTGGTGCGCATCGGCGCGCTGCCGACCGCCGCGCTCGGCGTGCTGCCGGCAGTGATAGGCCCGTTCCACAAGCAGCAGAGCGATATCACGCTGCAGGTGGCCATCATGAACAACACAATGCTGCTGGCAGGCCTGAAATCGGGCGAGCTGGATCTCGGCGTGGGCAGAATGTCCGACCCTGAACTGATGACCGGGCTTAATTACGAACTGCTGTTTATGGAATCCCTGAAGCTGGTGGTGCGCCCCGGCCATCCGCTGTTGCAGGATACGGTGACGTTAAGCCGCGTGATGGAGTGGCCCGTGGTGGTCTCGCCCAAAGGCACGGTGCCGCGCGACAACGCCGAAACGCTGCTGGCAAGCCAGGGCTGCGAGCTGCCTGCCACCTGCATTGAGACGCTCTCGGCGTCGCTGTCGCGCCAGCTGACCGTGGATTACAACTACGTCTGGTTTGTGCCGTCCGGCGCGGTGAAAGAGGATTTACGTCAGGGCACACTCACGGCGCTGCCGATTGTTATTCCCGGCCCCGGCGAGCCGATTGGCATTCTGACGCGCGTTGATGCCCCGCTCTCCCAGGGCGCGCGGACGCTGCTGTCGTCGATTCGCAAGTCCATGCTCAACTGA
- the tehB gene encoding tellurite resistance methyltransferase TehB codes for MNVRDENYFTEKYGLTATHSDVLNAVRYVQPGRVLDLGCGNGRNSLYLAARGFEVTAWDKNPASIANLERIVAAEGLSNLHAGVKDLNTLRFGGEYDLILSTVVMMFLERDTIPALIDNMQRCTAPGGYNLIVAAMDTDDYPCTVGFPFAFREGELRRYYEGWELIKYNEDVGQLHKTDASGNRISLRFATMLAKKR; via the coding sequence ATGAACGTTCGCGATGAAAATTACTTCACTGAAAAATATGGACTGACGGCCACGCACTCCGACGTGCTGAACGCCGTACGTTACGTACAGCCGGGCCGCGTGCTGGATCTCGGCTGCGGCAACGGACGCAACAGCCTTTATCTCGCCGCGCGTGGGTTTGAGGTCACCGCATGGGATAAAAACCCGGCCAGCATCGCTAATCTTGAGCGCATTGTGGCGGCGGAAGGGCTAAGTAACCTGCACGCGGGCGTGAAAGATTTAAATACGCTGCGTTTTGGCGGCGAATATGACCTTATTCTCTCCACCGTGGTGATGATGTTTCTTGAGCGGGACACCATTCCTGCGCTTATCGATAATATGCAGCGCTGCACCGCGCCGGGCGGCTATAACCTGATTGTGGCGGCGATGGATACCGACGACTATCCGTGTACCGTCGGTTTCCCGTTTGCGTTTCGCGAAGGGGAACTGCGTCGTTATTATGAAGGCTGGGAGCTGATTAAATATAACGAAGATGTCGGGCAACTGCATAAAACCGACGCCAGCGGCAATCGTATCAGCCTGCGTTTTGCGACCATGCTTGCGAAAAAACGTTAA
- the rimL gene encoding 50S ribosomal protein L7/L12-serine acetyltransferase, translating into MQNATADTWQDDILIVNDRLTLHSVHERFAEPLFALVQRNKAWLQKAMDWPQFVNKIDDTRQTIQGNYLLHHRGYAKMFMILRDGELVGVVSFNQIEPTNKAGYIGYWLDEQHQGQGIICGALQTMMAHYAQTGEVRRFVIKCIVTNEASNRVAQRNGFTLEGRLKEAEYLNGAFHDQHIYGRIIEAGTRS; encoded by the coding sequence TTGCAAAACGCCACCGCCGACACCTGGCAGGACGACATTCTTATCGTCAATGACCGCCTTACGCTGCATTCCGTTCATGAACGCTTCGCCGAGCCGCTGTTCGCGCTGGTGCAGCGCAACAAAGCGTGGTTACAGAAGGCGATGGACTGGCCGCAGTTTGTTAATAAAATCGACGACACGCGCCAGACCATTCAGGGCAATTATCTGTTGCACCATCGCGGCTACGCGAAAATGTTTATGATTTTGCGCGACGGCGAACTGGTGGGCGTGGTGTCGTTTAACCAGATTGAACCGACCAACAAAGCGGGCTACATCGGCTACTGGCTTGACGAGCAGCATCAGGGGCAGGGAATTATCTGCGGCGCGCTGCAAACGATGATGGCGCACTATGCGCAGACCGGCGAGGTCCGGCGTTTTGTCATTAAGTGCATCGTCACCAACGAGGCGAGCAACCGCGTGGCGCAGCGCAACGGTTTCACGCTGGAAGGCCGCTTAAAAGAGGCCGAATACCTCAATGGCGCGTTCCACGATCAGCATATCTACGGGCGCATCATCGAGGCCGGCACGCGCTCTTAG
- a CDS encoding glucan biosynthesis protein D, whose product MNRRRFIKASLALAAACGTPGLATLFSRNAWAQESGIADGQTRAFDFSVLQSMAADLADKPWGGAPRPLPNTLATLTPQAYNSIQYDAGHSLWNNLEGRQLDVQFFHVGMGFRRRVRMFSLDSATRQAREVHFRPELFNYHDAGVDTRQLEGQTDLGFAGFRAFKAPELARRDIVSFLGASYFRAVDSTYQYGLSARGLAVDTFTDTPEEFPDFTAFWFETPKAQDTTFVAYALLDSPSVTGAYKFIIHCEASQVIMEVENFLFARKDIKQLGIAPMTSMFSCGNNERRMCDTIHPQIHDSDRLAMWRGNGEWVCRPLNNPQRLQFNAFMDENPKGFGLLQTDHKFESYQDVMGWYNKRPSLWVEPRNRWGKGTVALMEIPTTGETLDNIVCFWQPEKPIRAGDKLNFQYRLYWSGDAPVRTPLARVYATRTGMGSFPEGWAPGENFPTQWSRRVAVDFVGGDLKGAAPRGIEPVITLSSGEAKQVEILYVEPFDGYRIQFDWYPTSDSVDPVEMRMFLRCQGEAISETWLWQYFPPAPDKRKYVDDRQMR is encoded by the coding sequence ATGAACCGCAGACGTTTTATCAAGGCCTCGTTGGCCCTCGCCGCGGCATGCGGCACTCCAGGTCTCGCCACGCTTTTCTCCCGTAACGCCTGGGCGCAGGAGTCCGGTATCGCGGACGGCCAGACACGCGCCTTCGATTTCAGCGTGTTACAGTCAATGGCCGCCGATCTCGCGGACAAACCCTGGGGCGGGGCGCCGCGCCCGCTGCCCAATACGCTCGCGACGCTCACCCCGCAGGCCTATAACAGCATTCAGTATGATGCCGGGCATTCGCTGTGGAACAACCTTGAGGGTCGCCAGCTCGACGTGCAGTTTTTCCACGTCGGCATGGGTTTTCGCCGCCGCGTGCGGATGTTCTCGCTCGATTCCGCCACCCGTCAGGCGCGCGAAGTGCATTTCCGCCCCGAACTCTTTAACTACCACGATGCGGGCGTCGATACGCGCCAGCTGGAAGGGCAGACCGACCTCGGCTTCGCCGGGTTCCGCGCGTTTAAAGCACCGGAGCTGGCGCGCCGCGATATCGTTTCGTTCCTCGGCGCGAGCTATTTCCGCGCGGTAGACAGCACTTATCAGTACGGCCTTTCCGCGCGCGGACTGGCGGTGGATACCTTCACCGATACGCCGGAAGAGTTCCCGGATTTCACCGCCTTCTGGTTTGAAACTCCGAAAGCGCAGGACACCACATTTGTCGCTTACGCGCTGCTCGACAGCCCGAGCGTAACCGGCGCCTATAAATTCATCATCCATTGCGAGGCGAGCCAGGTCATCATGGAAGTGGAAAACTTCCTGTTCGCGCGCAAAGACATTAAACAGCTCGGCATCGCGCCGATGACCAGTATGTTCAGCTGCGGCAATAACGAACGCCGCATGTGCGACACCATTCATCCGCAGATCCACGACTCCGACCGCCTCGCCATGTGGCGTGGCAACGGCGAGTGGGTATGCCGCCCGCTCAATAACCCGCAGCGCCTGCAGTTCAACGCGTTTATGGATGAAAACCCGAAAGGCTTCGGGCTGTTACAGACCGACCATAAATTCGAAAGCTATCAGGATGTCATGGGCTGGTATAACAAGCGTCCGAGCCTGTGGGTCGAGCCGCGTAACCGCTGGGGCAAAGGCACCGTCGCGCTGATGGAGATCCCGACCACCGGCGAAACGCTCGATAACATCGTCTGCTTCTGGCAGCCGGAAAAACCGATCCGCGCCGGGGATAAGCTGAACTTCCAGTATCGTCTCTACTGGAGCGGCGATGCGCCGGTACGCACGCCGCTGGCGCGCGTTTATGCCACCCGCACCGGGATGGGCAGCTTCCCGGAAGGCTGGGCGCCGGGCGAAAACTTCCCGACGCAGTGGTCGCGCCGTGTCGCCGTGGATTTCGTCGGCGGCGATCTGAAGGGCGCCGCGCCGCGCGGTATCGAGCCGGTCATTACGCTCTCCAGCGGCGAGGCGAAACAGGTCGAAATTCTGTATGTCGAACCGTTCGACGGCTACCGCATTCAGTTCGACTGGTATCCGACATCCGATTCCGTCGACCCGGTGGAGATGCGCATGTTCCTGCGCTGTCAGGGTGAGGCCATCAGCGAAACCTGGCTGTGGCAATACTTCCCGCCCGCGCCGGACAAACGCAAATATGTCGATGACCGACAGATGCGTTAA
- a CDS encoding carboxylesterase/lipase family protein has protein sequence MRNPELPIVTTTHGDVRGVTEQDITVWRGIPYAAPPVGERRWRAPQPPEPWRKTRDATAFSAASWQNAQFCRELAGGDPGGFSEDCLYLNVWSPVARDKPLPVMVWLHGGGFTLGAGSLPPYDGQALARRGVVLVTLNYRLGHLGFFAHPALEGEDEAGPVHNFALLDQIAALRWVQDNIAGFGGDRDNVTLFGESAGARSVLSLMASPLAKGLFHKAIIQSGYTLPDIPRRKALASGAALTRHLGLENPDAAQLRALPADTFWQLTAPHVIGPAPVAGDIVLPEPMLETFFAARQHPMPVMVGSNSDEASVLAYFGVNLEAQIRKLRRERRFGLGLIRLLYPAVRGDRELGRQVCRDMAFTTLGFVVMQAQSRRGVPCWRYWFDYVAEAERDTYAHGTWHGNEVPYVFDNLALADPVKAYATAADRAFAGQVADYWVRFATDATAQSQALDGPVRWLACVRGRDRLLRIGMNKKAGWRLENRFMRARLALFKRVMRYHVTLD, from the coding sequence ATGCGCAACCCGGAACTGCCGATCGTCACGACCACGCACGGCGACGTGCGCGGCGTGACAGAACAGGATATTACCGTCTGGCGAGGCATTCCGTATGCTGCGCCGCCGGTGGGCGAACGCCGCTGGCGCGCGCCGCAGCCGCCTGAACCCTGGCGCAAGACGCGCGACGCCACCGCTTTTTCCGCCGCCAGCTGGCAGAACGCGCAGTTTTGCCGCGAGCTGGCGGGCGGCGATCCGGGCGGGTTCAGCGAAGATTGCCTTTATCTCAACGTCTGGTCGCCGGTCGCGCGCGATAAACCGCTGCCGGTAATGGTCTGGCTGCACGGCGGCGGGTTTACGCTCGGCGCGGGCAGCCTGCCGCCTTACGACGGCCAGGCGCTGGCGCGTCGCGGCGTGGTGCTGGTGACGCTTAACTACCGCCTCGGCCATCTCGGCTTTTTCGCCCATCCGGCGCTGGAGGGCGAAGATGAGGCCGGGCCGGTGCATAACTTCGCGCTGCTCGATCAAATCGCCGCGCTGCGCTGGGTGCAGGATAACATCGCAGGCTTCGGGGGCGATCGTGACAACGTCACGCTGTTTGGCGAATCCGCTGGCGCGCGTAGCGTGCTGTCGCTGATGGCCTCGCCACTGGCGAAGGGGCTGTTTCATAAAGCGATTATCCAGAGCGGCTACACGCTGCCCGATATCCCGCGTCGTAAGGCGCTGGCGAGCGGCGCGGCGCTGACCCGGCATCTCGGCCTTGAAAACCCCGACGCGGCGCAGCTGCGCGCGCTGCCCGCAGACACCTTCTGGCAACTCACCGCCCCGCATGTCATCGGCCCCGCGCCGGTGGCGGGCGACATCGTATTGCCTGAGCCGATGCTGGAGACGTTTTTCGCCGCGCGCCAGCATCCGATGCCGGTGATGGTGGGCAGCAACAGCGATGAAGCCAGCGTGCTCGCCTATTTCGGCGTTAATCTGGAAGCGCAGATCCGCAAGCTGCGTCGCGAGCGGCGCTTCGGGCTCGGGCTTATCCGGCTGCTGTACCCGGCCGTGCGCGGCGACCGCGAGCTGGGGCGTCAGGTCTGCCGCGATATGGCGTTTACCACGCTCGGATTTGTGGTGATGCAGGCGCAGAGCCGACGCGGCGTGCCGTGCTGGCGCTACTGGTTTGACTATGTGGCCGAGGCCGAACGGGACACCTACGCCCACGGCACGTGGCATGGCAACGAAGTGCCTTACGTGTTCGATAACCTGGCGCTTGCCGACCCGGTGAAAGCCTACGCCACGGCGGCGGATCGCGCCTTCGCAGGCCAGGTGGCGGATTACTGGGTGCGCTTCGCCACCGACGCCACCGCGCAGAGTCAGGCGCTCGACGGCCCGGTGCGCTGGCTCGCCTGCGTGCGCGGGCGCGATCGTCTGCTGCGTATCGGCATGAATAAAAAGGCGGGGTGGCGGCTGGAGAACCGCTTTATGCGCGCGCGGCTGGCGCTGTTTAAACGCGTGATGCGCTATCACGTCACGCTGGATTAG
- the ydcK gene encoding YdcK family protein encodes MNKYQLSEATRVYRYTRNGEPCSVTLRQLIALRDFADVRAGAPGGWVESTENLSQQGECWVYDHNSVVFAGAKIRGNARISQPCVIHHDAVIGDDAWIDGAQISDGAHISGRAMVQCSVVRGDCHLFGESRVLHNSLIVGAKGLTADGDSALRIYGHATVSASRVVHQAQIYGHALVTHAFIEHRAEVFENAILEGNDENDVWVCDCAKIYGNARLVAGLAENASPTVRYSSQVAGNAVIEGECLLGHHVRVDENARITGGPVRLDNHVTIAGRARISGEVMIEDRVTILDDVTIVAPPGDIIRLNGFKTLTGDEQILRPPLPGLA; translated from the coding sequence ATGAATAAATACCAGCTGAGCGAGGCCACGCGGGTGTATCGCTATACGCGCAACGGCGAACCCTGCAGCGTAACGCTGCGCCAGCTTATTGCGCTGCGCGATTTCGCCGATGTGCGCGCCGGAGCCCCTGGCGGCTGGGTGGAGTCGACGGAAAATCTCAGCCAGCAGGGCGAATGCTGGGTTTACGATCACAACAGCGTCGTGTTCGCCGGGGCGAAAATCCGCGGCAACGCGCGCATAAGTCAGCCCTGTGTTATCCATCATGACGCGGTGATTGGCGACGACGCCTGGATTGACGGCGCGCAGATAAGCGACGGCGCGCACATCAGCGGCCGCGCGATGGTGCAATGCTCGGTCGTGCGCGGCGACTGCCATCTCTTCGGCGAGTCGCGGGTGCTGCACAACAGCCTCATCGTGGGCGCGAAGGGGTTAACCGCGGACGGCGACAGCGCGTTGCGTATTTACGGTCACGCCACGGTCAGCGCCTCACGGGTCGTGCATCAGGCGCAGATCTACGGCCACGCGCTGGTGACGCACGCGTTTATCGAGCATCGCGCCGAGGTGTTTGAAAACGCTATCCTCGAAGGCAACGATGAGAACGACGTCTGGGTGTGCGACTGCGCAAAAATTTACGGCAACGCCCGGCTGGTGGCGGGCCTTGCGGAGAATGCCTCGCCCACGGTGCGCTACAGCTCGCAGGTGGCGGGCAACGCCGTTATCGAAGGCGAGTGCCTGCTGGGACATCACGTGCGTGTCGACGAGAATGCGCGAATAACCGGCGGTCCGGTGCGGCTCGACAATCACGTGACGATTGCCGGGCGCGCGCGCATCAGCGGCGAGGTGATGATTGAAGACAGGGTCACTATCCTGGACGATGTGACGATCGTCGCGCCGCCGGGAGATATCATTCGCCTGAATGGTTTTAAGACGCTGACCGGGGACGAGCAGATCCTGCGCCCGCCCCTGCCGGGCCTTGCCTAA
- a CDS encoding helix-turn-helix domain-containing protein, translating into MDITAHLAQTLKALRQQKNWSLTQAAAMTGVSKAMLGQIERNESSPTVATLWKIATGFNVPFSAFITPPAMSGRVVFDAQQAMLVEPVFPWDEQLRFDMLAVTLAPGAQSDSTPHEKGVTEHVVVIEGELELQTAGVWRRLGPGDGLKFAGDQPHAYRNATPLPVRFHSLIHYPAA; encoded by the coding sequence ATGGATATCACCGCCCATCTCGCGCAGACGCTGAAAGCGCTGCGCCAGCAGAAAAACTGGAGCCTGACGCAGGCCGCCGCAATGACCGGCGTGTCGAAAGCGATGCTCGGCCAGATAGAACGCAACGAATCGAGCCCGACGGTGGCGACGCTCTGGAAAATCGCCACCGGCTTCAATGTGCCGTTTTCGGCGTTTATCACGCCGCCGGCGATGAGCGGGCGTGTGGTGTTTGACGCCCAGCAGGCGATGCTCGTGGAGCCTGTTTTTCCGTGGGATGAACAGCTGCGCTTCGATATGCTCGCCGTCACGCTCGCGCCCGGCGCGCAGAGCGACTCCACGCCGCACGAGAAAGGCGTGACGGAGCATGTGGTGGTGATAGAAGGCGAGCTTGAGTTGCAAACGGCAGGCGTCTGGCGGCGACTCGGCCCCGGCGACGGCCTGAAATTTGCGGGCGACCAGCCGCACGCGTATCGCAACGCCACGCCGCTGCCGGTGCGTTTTCATTCGCTCATCCACTACCCGGCGGCATAA
- the hglS gene encoding 2-oxoadipate dioxygenase/decarboxylase HglS: MANSITADEIREHFSQAMSAMYQDEVPQYGTLLELVADVNLAVLESHPQLHEQLANADELARLNVERHGAIRVGTAEELATLRRIFAIMGMQPVGYYDLSQAGVPVHSTAFRPVDDVALARNPFRIFTSLLRLELIEDEKLRKRAAAVLSRRDIFTHRCYELLNIYDEQGGFDAAQAEEFVREALETFRWHSHATVDAATYQALHDEHRLIADVVCFRGCHINHLTPRTLDIDRVQALMPEYGIEPKAVIEGPPRREFPILLRQTSFKALEEPIRFGGDSPGTHTARFGEIEQRGMALTPKGRALYDELLAVAGSGKDNLTHQLKLQEAFSRFPDSDTLLRRQGLAYFRYRLTPVGEKHRHAIRPGDDPQPLIERGWLVAQPIIYEDFLPVSAAGIFQSNLGEDARARRHGNASRDTFEAALGSPVLDEFMLYQEAEDRSKRRCGLL, translated from the coding sequence ATGGCGAACAGCATCACGGCAGATGAGATTCGGGAACATTTTTCGCAGGCCATGTCGGCCATGTACCAGGACGAGGTGCCGCAATACGGTACGCTGCTGGAACTGGTGGCCGACGTTAACCTGGCGGTACTGGAAAGCCACCCGCAGCTGCATGAACAGCTCGCCAATGCCGATGAACTGGCGCGGCTTAACGTCGAGCGCCACGGGGCCATTCGCGTCGGCACTGCTGAAGAGCTGGCGACGCTGCGACGTATTTTCGCCATTATGGGGATGCAGCCGGTCGGCTATTACGATCTCTCGCAGGCGGGCGTGCCGGTCCACTCCACGGCGTTTCGCCCGGTGGATGACGTGGCGCTGGCGCGTAATCCGTTTCGCATTTTCACCTCGCTGCTGCGCCTTGAGCTTATCGAAGACGAAAAGCTACGCAAGCGCGCGGCGGCGGTGCTTTCGCGTCGCGATATCTTTACCCATCGCTGCTATGAACTGCTGAATATCTACGACGAGCAGGGCGGGTTTGATGCCGCGCAGGCGGAGGAGTTTGTGCGCGAGGCGCTGGAGACGTTCCGCTGGCACAGCCATGCGACGGTGGACGCCGCCACCTATCAGGCGCTGCATGACGAGCACCGGCTGATTGCCGATGTGGTGTGTTTTCGCGGCTGTCACATCAACCACCTGACGCCGCGCACGCTGGATATCGACCGCGTGCAGGCGCTGATGCCGGAATATGGCATTGAACCGAAGGCCGTTATCGAAGGGCCGCCGCGCCGCGAATTTCCCATTCTGCTGCGCCAGACCAGCTTTAAAGCGCTTGAAGAGCCGATCCGCTTTGGCGGCGACAGCCCCGGCACGCATACCGCGCGCTTCGGCGAAATTGAACAGCGCGGCATGGCGCTGACGCCCAAAGGCCGCGCGCTCTATGATGAACTGCTGGCGGTGGCCGGGAGCGGCAAAGATAACCTGACGCACCAGCTGAAATTGCAGGAGGCGTTCAGCCGCTTTCCGGACAGCGACACGCTGCTGCGCCGTCAGGGGCTGGCCTATTTTCGCTACCGCCTGACGCCGGTCGGCGAAAAACACCGTCACGCCATTCGTCCTGGCGACGATCCGCAGCCGCTGATTGAGCGCGGCTGGCTGGTGGCGCAGCCCATTATCTATGAGGATTTTCTGCCGGTCAGCGCGGCGGGAATTTTTCAGTCCAATCTTGGCGAAGATGCGCGAGCGCGCCGCCACGGCAACGCCAGCCGCGACACCTTCGAAGCGGCGCTCGGCAGCCCGGTGCTCGACGAGTTCATGCTCTATCAGGAGGCGGAAGATCGCAGCAAACGACGTTGCGGTCTGCTCTGA
- a CDS encoding DUF3313 domain-containing protein, whose product MHSTSLFKASGLAALLLLAGCSSSVTKPEQYSGFLKDYSGLEKVTSATGKPAMRWVAPGFNLNNYDSIVYNPVVYYPTPKPTAQISQKVLDGLLNYTNTQLKNAAASRKPLVATPGPRSVIFRGAITAVDSSKEGLQFYEVLPVALVVAGTEVATGHRTMDTSLFFEGELIDAATQKTVVKVVRKGEGKDLKNENTPLTVENLKQVIDDMATDARMFDSAPSK is encoded by the coding sequence ATGCACAGCACATCGTTATTTAAAGCTTCCGGACTGGCGGCGCTTTTGCTGCTGGCGGGTTGTTCATCGAGCGTCACCAAACCCGAACAATATTCCGGTTTCCTGAAAGACTATTCCGGCCTTGAAAAGGTCACCTCGGCTACCGGCAAACCGGCTATGCGCTGGGTCGCGCCGGGGTTTAATCTCAATAACTATGACTCCATCGTCTATAATCCCGTCGTGTATTACCCGACGCCGAAACCGACCGCGCAGATTTCACAAAAGGTACTGGACGGCCTGCTCAATTACACCAATACGCAGCTTAAAAACGCAGCCGCCAGCCGCAAGCCGCTGGTGGCGACGCCGGGGCCGCGCAGCGTGATTTTCCGCGGTGCCATCACGGCGGTGGACAGCAGCAAAGAAGGCCTGCAATTCTATGAAGTGCTGCCGGTCGCGCTGGTGGTCGCGGGCACTGAGGTCGCCACAGGCCATCGCACGATGGACACCAGCCTGTTTTTTGAAGGCGAGCTGATTGACGCGGCGACGCAAAAAACGGTCGTGAAAGTGGTGCGTAAAGGCGAGGGGAAAGATCTGAAGAACGAGAATACCCCGCTGACAGTCGAAAACCTCAAACAGGTCATCGACGATATGGCGACCGACGCGCGGATGTTCGATTCGGCCCCCAGCAAATAA
- a CDS encoding benzoate/H(+) symporter BenE family transporter — MRFSLPPAPAVIAGFVAVLVGYASSAAIIWQAATVAGATPAQTAGWMTMLGIGMGVSTLALSLWYRAPVLTAWSTPGAALLATSLSGSNLHEAVGIFMFASALIVICGATGLFARLMKIIPPGLAAAMLAGILLRFGLQAFGTLEGHFALCAAMIGAWLVSKAFAPRYAVVAALLAGVAVCLWQGEVNTGALHFAIAPPEFVAPTFSLASLLGVGLPFFLVTMASQNAPGVATLQASGYRVPVSPLMVTTGLLALLLAPFGVFSICIAAITAAICQSPEAHPDHDKRWIAAVMAGLFYLLAGVCGGSIGALMTALPTPWLQTLAGLALLGTIGASLHQALANERGRDAALITFLVTASGVTLLGVGSAFWGLIAGGISYALLARRAG, encoded by the coding sequence ATGCGCTTTTCGCTTCCCCCCGCGCCTGCCGTTATCGCAGGCTTCGTGGCGGTGCTGGTCGGTTACGCCAGCTCTGCCGCCATTATCTGGCAGGCCGCGACGGTCGCAGGGGCCACGCCTGCGCAAACCGCGGGCTGGATGACGATGCTCGGCATCGGCATGGGCGTCAGCACGCTCGCGTTAAGTCTGTGGTATCGCGCGCCGGTGCTGACCGCCTGGTCAACGCCCGGCGCGGCGCTGCTGGCGACGAGCCTTAGCGGCAGCAATCTGCATGAGGCGGTCGGGATCTTTATGTTCGCCAGCGCCCTTATTGTTATCTGCGGCGCGACAGGGCTGTTCGCCCGCCTGATGAAAATTATTCCGCCGGGGCTTGCCGCCGCGATGCTGGCAGGCATTCTGCTGCGCTTCGGGTTACAGGCGTTCGGCACGCTGGAGGGACATTTCGCGCTGTGCGCCGCCATGATCGGCGCATGGCTTGTCAGCAAAGCGTTCGCGCCGCGCTATGCCGTAGTAGCGGCGCTGCTGGCGGGCGTCGCGGTCTGCCTGTGGCAGGGCGAGGTGAATACCGGCGCGCTGCATTTCGCCATCGCGCCGCCAGAATTCGTAGCGCCCACGTTTAGCCTGGCGTCGCTGCTCGGCGTCGGGCTGCCCTTCTTTCTGGTGACAATGGCCTCGCAGAACGCGCCGGGCGTCGCCACGTTGCAGGCATCCGGCTACCGGGTGCCGGTCTCGCCGCTGATGGTGACGACCGGTCTGCTGGCGCTGCTGCTGGCGCCGTTCGGCGTCTTTTCCATCTGCATCGCCGCCATTACGGCGGCCATTTGCCAGAGCCCGGAGGCGCACCCGGACCACGACAAACGCTGGATAGCGGCGGTGATGGCGGGCCTGTTTTATCTGCTGGCGGGCGTGTGCGGCGGATCGATCGGCGCGCTGATGACCGCCCTGCCGACGCCCTGGCTACAGACGCTGGCCGGGCTGGCGCTGCTCGGCACCATTGGCGCCAGCCTGCATCAGGCGCTGGCGAACGAGCGCGGGCGCGACGCGGCGTTAATCACATTTCTGGTGACGGCCTCTGGCGTCACGCTGCTGGGCGTGGGCTCCGCGTTCTGGGGATTGATAGCCGGTGGGATAAGCTACGCGCTGCTGGCACGGCGGGCGGGATAA